In Methanoregula formicica SMSP, the DNA window TGAACGCATGAGTGCACAGCAAATCCCCGGTATCCCGGACACCTGGAGAACGGAACTGTACGAGACGGGAAAAGGGACATTTGTCAAAGTGACGGCCTCGGAGATCATCCCCCCGGCCGGGACTACAACAAAAGATCCATATACCATTACCCTTTCAGCCGACATCCCATCAAAACGCCTGATTGACACCCGGGACCCGGTTGCCGGAACTCCGTTGTTCCGCCCAGCCCAGGGTCTAAAACCGGTTGCATGCCATGACAGGGCAGCGGGGGCAGCAGGCGGACAGTGCTTCACCTACCTGACAACCCTGTACGCGAAGTACGAAACCGATCCGAATGCTGCAGTAACGTTCAGGTCAGACCTTACCGGGAAGAATTCGTGGACGATCTTCGAGCCCCGGACAAACGAGTACCGCACTTCGGCCTACCTTCTGATGTTCGGGGAACAGAAAGGATGGACGCCGGTTGCCGGATACCTGGAGCAGGGGATCGGTGCCTATGATGCCCCCGCCCTGGATTCCTGACATTCTGTTTTCCTTTTGCTCCCTTCACTATATTTTCCAAAGCGCTGCACCACAGTTTCCTGATTATGACCACTCTTCAAAACCCCCCTACCAGATCGGCCATACGAGCCGGCCTTCCTGTCGAGATTATCCAGAAGTGCGACCAGCACACCGGGAAGAGGACGCGGGGCGCAGTACAGGAGATCCTGACGAACTCCGCGTTTCACCCGCATGGCATTAAAGTCCGTCTCACAGACGGGCGCGTCGGGAGAGTCGTAACAATCCTATCCCCGGATAACCCGCAGCAGGACTAACCTGGCAGTATTCCGGCGGGGAGCCGAACCATGGGACAAAGGTATAAGTCATTGGATTCCCACCATTTCACTATCCGCAAGGATAACCGGGATCAGCACGGGCAATAACGCGGTCCGGCAGGCACAGGAAAGGCCGTGCACTGATACGGTATCCTCGCAGAGGACTGGTTTCCATGGAGTTTTCCGCCCGGCAGATGGACGCATTAAAGGAGATGGCAAATATCGGGGCTGCGCACTCCGCAACAACCCTCTCGCAGATGCTCGAAACCCAGATCGGGATGAGCGTGCCCGAGATCAATATCGTGGATATTTCCCGGACAGGGATGTTTTTAAGTGACGAACTGACGACGATGGTCATCTTCGAGCTCCAGGGGGACATCCCTCATGGAGGTTTTCTGGTCCTGCATTTTCCCCGCGATTCTGCCGTCAGGACCGCCGGTATCATGCAGGGTTCAGCAGGAGCCGTTCATACCTTCGATGAGATGGACCAGAGCACGATTGTCGAGGTCGGCAACATCATGATCTCCTCGTTCCTCTCCGCGACCTCCGATCTCCTGGGATTCAACATGCTCCCCTCCCCGCCCGTGCTTATCGTTGACATGGCACACGCGGCAATAACCTCGCTGATTGCCCAGATGACGATCGATGTCGATGACGTCATCCTCTTCCGGGTCGAACTAAAATCCGTGGAGCACAATATTGCCGGCAACATCCTCATCTTCCTCGAAGTCAACACGTTAAAGAGAATCGAGGACCGCCTTGACGAGATGGTCAGGGCCCCCGAGGGCCGGTGAAGCACGGCACAGTGCGCCCTGCTCTTCGCAATATCCTTATCCTGCGACAATCAGAACATGATCGTGATACCATGAAGGTGCTCATTGCAATATCTCCGGAAAAATATCGCGACGAGGAACTTGCCGAACCGGTTGCCGCCCTGACAAAAGCAGGAATCGCCTGCGATATCGCATCCACGCGGCGCGGCACCTGCACGGGCATGCTCGGAGCAAAAGCAACCGCAACGCTCTCGTTCGAGGAAGTCGAACCCAAACCCTATGACGGGCTGATCATTGTCGGCGGGAACGGCACGCCGGCCCATCTCTGGGACGACGAGATCCTGCCGGTACTGGTGCGGTACTTCCGGGAGTCCGGGAAGGTGGTCGGGGCAATCTGTCTTGCACCGGTCGTCCTTGCACGGGCTGGCATCCTGAAGGGGAGGAAGGCCACATATAATGAAAATCCCCAGGCATTCCGGGAGATGAAAGCGGGTGGCGCGGTTCTCGTCAATCAGCCGGTGGTTGTCGATACAAGGATCGTTACCGCGAACGGCCCGTCAGCTTCGAAAGCCTTTGCCGAGACATTCATCAAGACGCTGACCGCGGTGGAATGGTAAATCCGCTATTCTCACCCCTGTTTTTTGGAGGGCTGTTTTTCTCAATAAACTGCCCAATCTACCGACATCGCGTCCTTACCGATACACGACCGAAAAACAGGATCGTTTATGTTTAATACCGATCCGGAAGAACCTTTTTCCACATGAAACCGGGATCCTGCATCCTCGCCGTCCTTACCCTGCTGGCACTTCTGCTCATCGTCGCCGGGTGTTCTCAGCCCGCACCCGCAGGCACCCCGGTTGTCTGGATCGTGTACGGTTCGGAGAAAGGTGATCTCTCCTATACTGACGCCGCATACCAGGGTCTTCTGGCAGCGCAGCAGAAACAGGCCCTTGTAATCCGCGAGTTCGTGCCGCAGGACTTCGACACGCTTCCGGCATTCCTGAACGCAAGTACGGGAGCGGACAGGCCTGCCCTCATCATCACGGTCGGTTTCCAGTATGCCGGCTTCACAAAGGGGCTTGCGGACCTCCACAAGGATATCAGGTTCCTTGCCATCGACCAGGCAGGGATCGGATCGGACAACCTCAGGGCATACGAGATCACTTCATACGGGGACAGTTACCTTGCCGGAGTGCTTGCAGCATCGGCTTCGCGAACACAGCATGTCGGCATCATCATGGGAACGGAGTCGGATGTACTTGACACGTTCCTTGACGGGTATACCGATGGTGCCCGGGCAGTCAATGCAACCCTTGCCGTTGACCATGCTTATGTCCGTCATCATTCAACAGAGGGGTTCACCAATGCCCCGGCTGCCCAAAAGAGTGCGGAGGCAATGTACCGCAATGGTACCGATGTGATCTTTGCCTGCGCCGGGTACTCCAACACAGGTGTATTTGGCGCAGCGGAAAACTCCCCGGGCAGGTACGTAATCGGCACGGATTCAGACCAGTCGCCCCTTGGGCCGGAAATCATTCTTGCATCTGCCGTGAAACGGGTGGACCGGGTCGTTTCTGCTGGCATCAGGGAT includes these proteins:
- a CDS encoding YwbE family protein, translating into MTTLQNPPTRSAIRAGLPVEIIQKCDQHTGKRTRGAVQEILTNSAFHPHGIKVRLTDGRVGRVVTILSPDNPQQD
- a CDS encoding chemotaxis protein CheC, translated to MEFSARQMDALKEMANIGAAHSATTLSQMLETQIGMSVPEINIVDISRTGMFLSDELTTMVIFELQGDIPHGGFLVLHFPRDSAVRTAGIMQGSAGAVHTFDEMDQSTIVEVGNIMISSFLSATSDLLGFNMLPSPPVLIVDMAHAAITSLIAQMTIDVDDVILFRVELKSVEHNIAGNILIFLEVNTLKRIEDRLDEMVRAPEGR
- a CDS encoding DJ-1/PfpI family protein; its protein translation is MKVLIAISPEKYRDEELAEPVAALTKAGIACDIASTRRGTCTGMLGAKATATLSFEEVEPKPYDGLIIVGGNGTPAHLWDDEILPVLVRYFRESGKVVGAICLAPVVLARAGILKGRKATYNENPQAFREMKAGGAVLVNQPVVVDTRIVTANGPSASKAFAETFIKTLTAVEW
- a CDS encoding BMP family lipoprotein, whose amino-acid sequence is MKPGSCILAVLTLLALLLIVAGCSQPAPAGTPVVWIVYGSEKGDLSYTDAAYQGLLAAQQKQALVIREFVPQDFDTLPAFLNASTGADRPALIITVGFQYAGFTKGLADLHKDIRFLAIDQAGIGSDNLRAYEITSYGDSYLAGVLAASASRTQHVGIIMGTESDVLDTFLDGYTDGARAVNATLAVDHAYVRHHSTEGFTNAPAAQKSAEAMYRNGTDVIFACAGYSNTGVFGAAENSPGRYVIGTDSDQSPLGPEIILASAVKRVDRVVSAGIRDTLDGEFTGGNVTAGLGEGVTGIIFNPRFESYNESLRGWETQALAEEREYLKSRARQSP